From Alteromonas australica, one genomic window encodes:
- the nqrF gene encoding NADH:ubiquinone reductase (Na(+)-transporting) subunit F, producing MNNVEIFLGVGMFIAIVLALVFIIMFAKSKLVPSGDVTITINGDPDKAIKTAPGGKLLGALADAGYFVSSACGGGGSCGQCRVDVHSGGGEILPTELDHITKGEAREGCRLSCQVAIKQDMEIELEESVFGVKKWDCEVISNDNKATFIKELKLKIPNGESVPFRAGGYIQIEAPAHHVKYKDFEIPEEYRGDWERFGFFDIESKVDEETIRAYSMANYPEEEGIIMLNVRIATPPPNNLSLPAGKMSSYIWSLKEGDKATISGPFGEFFAKETENEMVFVGGGAGMAPMRSHIFDQLRRLKSNRKMSFWYGARSLREMFYTEDFDELAAENDNFEWHVALSDPQPEDNWEGYTGFIHQVLLENYLKDHPAPEDCEFYMCGPPMMNAAVINMLKDLGVEDENIMLDDFGG from the coding sequence ATGAATAACGTAGAAATATTTCTTGGCGTCGGCATGTTCATTGCCATTGTATTGGCGCTAGTATTTATCATCATGTTTGCCAAGTCTAAGTTGGTACCAAGTGGTGATGTAACCATCACTATTAACGGTGACCCAGACAAGGCAATTAAAACTGCACCGGGCGGTAAGCTTCTTGGTGCACTGGCTGACGCAGGTTACTTCGTATCATCTGCATGTGGTGGCGGTGGCTCATGTGGCCAGTGTCGTGTCGACGTACACTCAGGTGGTGGTGAAATTCTACCTACTGAACTCGACCACATCACGAAAGGTGAAGCGCGCGAAGGTTGCCGTCTTTCATGTCAGGTTGCGATTAAGCAAGACATGGAAATCGAACTTGAAGAGTCGGTATTTGGTGTTAAGAAATGGGATTGTGAAGTTATCTCTAACGATAACAAAGCGACTTTCATCAAAGAGCTTAAGCTTAAAATTCCTAACGGTGAAAGCGTACCTTTCCGTGCCGGTGGTTACATTCAAATTGAAGCGCCAGCGCACCACGTTAAGTACAAAGACTTCGAAATTCCAGAAGAGTATCGTGGCGATTGGGAGCGTTTCGGCTTCTTCGACATCGAGTCTAAAGTAGACGAAGAAACCATTCGTGCTTACTCAATGGCAAACTACCCAGAAGAAGAAGGCATTATTATGTTGAACGTGCGTATTGCTACGCCGCCACCTAATAACCTAAGCCTACCTGCTGGTAAAATGTCATCGTACATTTGGAGCCTGAAAGAAGGTGACAAAGCGACGATCTCTGGTCCATTCGGTGAATTCTTCGCGAAAGAAACTGAAAATGAAATGGTCTTCGTAGGTGGTGGTGCAGGTATGGCCCCAATGCGTTCACACATTTTCGATCAGCTTCGTCGCTTAAAGTCTAACCGTAAGATGAGCTTCTGGTACGGTGCACGTTCACTTCGTGAAATGTTCTATACAGAAGATTTCGACGAGTTAGCAGCAGAAAACGATAACTTTGAGTGGCATGTAGCCCTGTCAGATCCTCAACCGGAGGACAACTGGGAAGGCTACACAGGGTTCATTCACCAAGTACTTCTAGAGAACTACTTGAAAGATCACCCTGCACCAGAAGACTGTGAGTTCTACATGTGTGGACCACCTATGATGAACGCGGCCGTTATCAACATGCTGAAAGATTTGGGTGTTGAAGACGAAAACATCATGCTAGATGACTTCGGTGGTTAA
- the nqrE gene encoding NADH:ubiquinone reductase (Na(+)-transporting) subunit E, with protein MEHYLSLFVRSIFVENMALSLFLGMCTFLAVSKKVKTAMGLGVAVIVVLGISVPVNQVIYVNILAPGALAWAGFPEADLSFLNFLTFIGVIAALVQILEMSLDKFFPALYNALGIFLPLITVNCAIFGGVAFAVQREYNFTESIVYGIGSGMGWALAIVLLAAVREKLKYADMPDGVRGLGSVFMIAGLMALGFQSFTGIQL; from the coding sequence GTGGAACATTATTTATCATTATTTGTTCGCTCAATTTTTGTTGAGAACATGGCGTTGTCACTTTTCTTGGGTATGTGTACCTTCCTAGCGGTATCTAAGAAAGTAAAGACTGCTATGGGTCTTGGTGTTGCCGTTATCGTGGTATTGGGTATTTCTGTACCGGTTAACCAAGTTATTTATGTCAACATTCTTGCTCCAGGCGCATTAGCATGGGCAGGTTTCCCTGAAGCTGACCTTAGCTTCCTTAACTTCCTAACGTTTATCGGTGTTATCGCGGCATTGGTACAGATCCTAGAGATGAGCTTAGATAAGTTCTTCCCTGCGTTATATAACGCACTAGGTATCTTCCTTCCGCTTATTACCGTTAACTGTGCGATTTTTGGTGGTGTAGCATTCGCGGTTCAGCGTGAATACAACTTTACCGAAAGCATTGTTTACGGCATAGGTAGTGGTATGGGCTGGGCACTAGCCATTGTGTTGCTAGCGGCAGTACGTGAAAAGCTGAAGTATGCTGATATGCCTGATGGCGTTCGTGGTCTGGGTTCTGTATTCATGATCGCTGGCCTTATGGCGCTCGGCTTCCAGTCATTCACTGGTATTCAGCTGTAA
- a CDS encoding NADH:ubiquinone reductase (Na(+)-transporting) subunit D gives MADTKEMKKALFGPILDNNPIALQVLGICSALAITTKLETALVMSLALTSVVAFSNLFISLIRNQIPSSVRIIIQMTIIASLVIVVDQILKAYSYEISKQLSVFVGLIITNCIVMGRAEAYAMKSPPLMSFLDGIGNGLGYSFILIVIGTIKELFGFGTILGFEILPLVQNGGWYQGNGLLILPFSSFFLIGGMVWFIRTIRPEQVEPKE, from the coding sequence ATGGCAGATACTAAAGAAATGAAAAAGGCCCTCTTTGGGCCAATCCTGGACAACAACCCTATCGCCCTTCAGGTATTGGGTATTTGTTCAGCACTGGCAATTACCACTAAGCTGGAAACAGCCTTGGTAATGTCGCTTGCGCTGACTAGCGTTGTAGCGTTCTCAAACTTGTTTATTTCACTTATTCGTAACCAGATTCCTTCTAGTGTGCGAATTATTATCCAGATGACCATTATTGCGTCTTTGGTAATTGTTGTTGACCAAATTCTAAAAGCGTATTCGTATGAAATATCGAAGCAGCTTTCGGTGTTCGTTGGTCTGATTATTACCAACTGTATTGTAATGGGTCGTGCAGAAGCCTACGCCATGAAGAGCCCACCTTTGATGAGCTTCCTTGATGGTATTGGTAACGGCTTGGGTTACTCTTTCATTCTAATTGTTATTGGTACAATTAAAGAGCTATTTGGTTTCGGTACTATTTTAGGTTTCGAAATCCTACCATTAGTTCAAAACGGTGGTTGGTATCAAGGTAACGGTTTGCTAATCCTACCTTTCAGCTCATTCTTCTTAATTGGCGGTATGGTGTGGTTCATCCGTACAATCCGTCCAGAACAAGTAGAGCCTAAGGAGTAA
- a CDS encoding Na(+)-translocating NADH-quinone reductase subunit C, giving the protein MSAKKESLGKTIGVVVAVCLVCSIVVSGAAVGLRSLQQTNAALDKKSNILNAAGLYEVGMSNSVIESTYSERVEQRYVNLDEGTFVDAPKPDYDMYKAAKETEYSTKVTSSNVGFQRRPNVASVYLVRDDAGDVSRIILPVHGSGLWDLMYGFLAVDADGQTVRELIYYQQKETPGLGGEVQNPAWQDKWDGKELYENGEVAIRVVKNANPSNPHTIDALSGATLTSNGVENTIRYWVGEQGFGQFLKNQAWRS; this is encoded by the coding sequence GTGTCGGCTAAGAAAGAATCTTTAGGCAAAACTATCGGCGTAGTTGTTGCCGTATGTTTAGTTTGTTCAATTGTTGTTTCTGGCGCGGCTGTTGGCCTTCGCTCATTGCAGCAAACAAACGCAGCTCTTGATAAAAAGAGCAATATTCTTAATGCAGCAGGCCTATACGAAGTAGGCATGAGCAATAGCGTCATCGAAAGCACGTACAGCGAGCGAGTAGAACAGCGCTACGTTAATCTTGATGAAGGTACGTTTGTCGACGCACCTAAGCCAGATTACGATATGTATAAAGCGGCCAAAGAAACAGAGTACAGCACTAAGGTAACCAGCAGTAATGTAGGCTTCCAACGTCGTCCAAATGTGGCGAGTGTTTACTTAGTACGTGACGATGCAGGAGATGTTTCTCGTATCATCCTTCCTGTACACGGTAGCGGTCTTTGGGACCTTATGTACGGTTTCTTAGCGGTAGACGCAGACGGCCAAACGGTTCGCGAGCTTATTTACTATCAGCAAAAAGAAACGCCAGGATTAGGTGGTGAAGTGCAAAACCCTGCTTGGCAGGACAAATGGGACGGCAAAGAGCTTTACGAGAATGGCGAAGTGGCTATTCGCGTAGTGAAAAATGCTAACCCAAGCAATCCTCACACTATCGATGCGCTTTCAGGTGCTACCCTAACCAGTAACGGTGTTGAAAACACCATTCGTTATTGGGTAGGTGAGCAAGGCTTCGGCCAGTTCCTGAAGAACCAAGCATGGCGTTCATAA